The proteins below come from a single Mucilaginibacter mali genomic window:
- a CDS encoding type II toxin-antitoxin system VapC family toxin, which yields MGVKYLWDTNPAIYYLQKQFPAASEVIMDNIITEATPAISAITEIELLCWKAATENDINVLKSFIKDSVVFGLEELIKEKTVEIRKTYSIKLPDAIIAATALAYDLTLITRNTKDFAKIPQLKLIDPYQV from the coding sequence ATGGGAGTAAAATATCTTTGGGATACAAATCCGGCTATTTATTATCTGCAAAAACAATTTCCGGCCGCTTCTGAGGTTATTATGGATAATATCATAACCGAAGCAACGCCTGCAATATCAGCGATAACAGAAATAGAATTACTTTGCTGGAAGGCTGCCACAGAAAATGATATCAACGTTTTGAAAAGCTTTATTAAAGATTCTGTTGTATTTGGGCTGGAAGAATTGATTAAGGAAAAAACCGTTGAGATAAGAAAAACTTATTCTATTAAATTGCCAGACGCTATTATTGCCGCTACAGCGTTAGCATACGATCTTACACTAATAACCAGGAATACAAAGGATTTTGCTAAAATACCTCAGCTGAAATTGATAGATCCGTATCAGGTTTAA